GAGTCTACCAAGTTTCGGACAAAAGCAAGGAGGTTGCCGGAAAATCCCCATTCTTGCCACTGTTAGAAGTCCTGATGGAGGCCTTGGGAACATTCTAGATCCGCGTTGTAGGCGTTGTGCAGTACATCTTCCAGATATGCGAAGTATGTGCCCGTGCCGTGTTCCGGGCGGAACGCTTGTTAGCGAAAGCCGAACCTAATATCGACTTCTAATTTACAGCCGCTGTTTACAAACCTTTCCACGGTTTTGAAAACACCTCATGTCAGAGAAATAGACCGGTACATTGTGACATCTCGAGAGGAAATGTTGTTTTTGTGGATGGGTACAACGAGGCTTTTCCGCCATTCGTCCAAAAAGATTCGATCAGACCATGCTTGGTTGATCAACCCCAGAACCAGATTTTggcgaagttgggaaagtttttgATGATGAAATAACCAACCATATCGAGACCTGATGATTTTCCATTACTCATTGAGAGCGAGATTGAGAGGGCGAAGGCGGAAAACGCAGAATTGAAATTGGCGTTTTGTGAATCCGGGGGTCTCGAAAGATGGAGAGTGGCCGCTGAATCTCAGCTGGATCGCTAACGTAAACTAAAtgaattacaattatttttgttttacattctTATATTATTtcacattatttattattacttATTTCGAATTTCAGATTATTGAACCCTTGATATTCGATGATATCAAAAATGTATGGTTTTGAGTAATTTTATATTTCCAGTATACCTCTGAAGCcccatacagacaaatacagacattttactGAGATTAACACAGACATTTATaaattgtatctggcatccctggtaaGTGGTCAAAACCTGAGAGTCAAAATTTAGAAGCTAGTAAATATATTATTGAGCAGCCATAATACGATTagcagttaaaaaaaaatattcaggcAGTGTGatacgaccaaatgtcatttccAAGCATGTTGACCGGCATCCGTGCTGGCATTGTCCGGTAGGTATCATTCTAACGTGTAGATCAATAATCTCATAAGATATTGTAAGTACTTACCCCCTCCTAGACAGTCACAGGCGTATCTGAGAGCTTCTCTATTTTCATCGCAGCCGACTGACAAAGGGCACCTGAGACTAAGTGATACTTGTGTGAAGCGGCTGAAGGAAATTTGCGATGCAAAATCGTTCCTGCGTGTCACGATTGAGGGTGGTGGGTGTTCCGGGTTCCAGTACAAGTTCGATATAGACGACAGCCTTGCTCCCGACGATTACATTTTTGGTGAAGCCGATGCCCGCGTAGTCATCGATCAGACATCTATCGAGTACGTGAGTGGATCGACGATAGATTTTCATACCGAGTTGATACGATCCGGATTTAGAATCATAAACAATCCAAAAGCCGAACAAGGCTGTTCTTGCGGGGCATCATTTGCCATCAAATTAGATTAAAATGGATGGTTTTCGGATATATTTATGTTACAGAAAACCCCTAGTTGATTAATTTCTAATATATTGTTTCGTGGTGCATTGATCTATTTAAATTCTCCAACATACCGAAAAAGCATAAAATATCATATGTTTTCGTATTTGCAAATAACCGAAAATGTCTCTCCTCCGAGACGCTTAGCCAGCCACTCGTTTTTAACAACTGCAAGCTTCAATGTTTCGCAAGTAAATTTAGCGTTCAGATTCgtgtgcagcgctctagccattCCGACGATGATTAACAAATCACTCTTCAGTATTTCATCGCAAAGttctgaaaacaaaacagaGAATATCGTTTAATTAGTACATACTTTCTCATTCaatattatttcatttcaatagATGATTCTTTGACCACAGTGCTCCCCTGGCCGTTATTAACGATTTCTGGGACTATACTGCTCTTTgggtgaaatttaaaaaaaagtgcatTATTACAGGTGACCTTAGGATTATAAACCTGATAATAGGAATTATGGCCTATTCTTAAACAAATCCCTGTCCATATTGCAAGACCGACAAAAAAATCCGAGAGCTTCGTTTCCAGGACTATTGGGAACATCCATTCGTTACAACTGCGGCCGTGATACAGGTTTTTATAAACTATGATTATTCTGTGTATTATGAGGTGTTTcgaaagaagtgagaattgtcgATACCTCCCATTAAAATTTCACGGTCCTTTCACGTGAGACGTGTCGAAATCGACAATTCTTGAGccattgtacaaaaaaaaaagaaaatattgaaaaagtcGGGCATGCTgcgtaaaaaaatgttttaaatgctATATAAATAAGTAGTGTAAAAACGAACTGTGTAGATTTATATATTTATGGAGTATGATCATGCCTGAcaccagtgttgtcctacactcagtgcgaaaaattctgctctttgattttactccatctaaacaaTTTTATAATGATAGTTAAGTAAATGTAActagtagagggatatttgaattttctaaatgtcatgtcaaactattaaaaaaatgcacaccagagcctcaggagcgcgcgcactgaaaatacactgttGCAAACGAAGGATCTATATAATGGAGGTAGAAATATTGAACCGTATCGTTCTGCGCGGAATTCTTGGCGAACCAGACCAGAGTAACAAACAAACGCAACACGTAACAATAATGCAGCTTACAATAACGATCGATAGAATACCAGGGAAATTCGCACAGCAGTAGTGAATATTGACGAAGAAGAAGTGGGTCATGGTGAAGCAGCAAACTTTCGTACAGCAGCAAGCGTTTTTGTGCAGTCTGAGGAACTACTGAAGGACGACGCGAGTGCAGAAATTCCTTATCGGCCTTCGCCGAAAATTAAAGTTCGGTTTGGAGAAGTTTCCGTACTGATCGAATCGGGTAGTGAAATCAACTGTGTATCACAGCACCTCATCGACCACCTAGTCGCAAGGAAGGTAgaaatggaagaatttcctgttaCAAAAACATCGGTTCGAGTAGCTGTGGGAAAGAGAAGCAGCAAAGTCTCATTGTTAATTTTTGCCATAGCTCAAATACAAAAGCTATTCTCTGATTTGATCTTGATGATCGTTGAGGACCTTTATTGCGacctaattcttggagaaatgttTTTGCACGATACAGGAACCCAAGTTTGACATTTTGCTACGTTCCGAGAATGATGAGGTCGTGGTAACATTTTCTGAACGGAAGCAAAGGCTGAAAAATGAGCAGCAGTTGAAGACGGTCGAGGAACCGAACCGAAACAGAGAGGGAAGATCTGACGACacttctcgaggaattcctagacGTTTTCTCGGATACTCTAGTAGCGTTATACGAACACGAAATATTTTAACGGTTGAGAATGCTTACAACGTGAAACAGTATCCGATACCACACTGTTAAGTGTAACAAGTTACAACGCAAATTCGACAGATGGAGAATTGGGGAATTATTTCTCCAGCTCCGAGATCGTATGTCAATCCTCTGGTAATTACACCGAAGAAAAATGGCAAGGTGCGAATCTGCCGAAAATGTCCGACGGCATCaatcaataaaatttaattaaaataaaatcctgGTTAGGGATAATGAAAAGCCTCCGGAAGTGCAAAGGATTCTGCAAAAGTTTGAAGATGCCAAATTTTTCTCAACAATCGACCTTACTGCATCGTATTGGCAAGTTCCCGTTAAAAAAGAGCACCGCAAGTATATTGGTTTCAAGCTCGATTCTCGTACTTTCATGTCTCATCTTACCGTTTGGACTCTGTACATCAGCTGCTAGTTTAACATAGCAATGGACATAGTATTGGGAACTGAAGTTCTAGaattaattgaaaaattttTGGACGACGTGATGATCAGCTCAACAACTTTTCAAGAACATttgcaacatttgaaaaggtccTAACGGCGATAAGAAGAGTTAAGCAAGtaatttattttctttgttaAGGTAGTTTTTACAACTCAATTATGTGTCTCGCTTTGTTCCCAATTTTGCGGCTATTGCAAACCCACTATATGAGCTGTTGAAGATAAGTACCAGCTAGAAATGGGAAGATGAGGAGACTTGTGCTTTTGATAGTTTAAAGACGCTTTTTCTGGAACACACAATGTTGAAGGATCCTTTATTCGGAAAACAGTTTAATTTGCACACCGTTCATTAGCCAGTGTAGGGGCAGTCCCCTTTCAGCATGGTGAGAGCAATCAAGTTTGAGTAGTCCGCTATGCAAGCCGCATTCTAAAACATGCAGAGATTAACTATACAGCCTGGAACTGGAAGCACTGGCCAAAATTTGGGCAGT
The nucleotide sequence above comes from Armigeres subalbatus isolate Guangzhou_Male chromosome 3, GZ_Asu_2, whole genome shotgun sequence. Encoded proteins:
- the LOC134226774 gene encoding iron-sulfur cluster assembly 2 homolog, mitochondrial, with the translated sequence MSFPSMLTGIRAGIVRQSQAYLRASLFSSQPTDKGHLRLSDTCVKRLKEICDAKSFLRVTIEGGGCSGFQYKFDIDDSLAPDDYIFGEADARVVIDQTSIEYVSGSTIDFHTELIRSGFRIINNPKAEQGCSCGASFAIKLD